In Haloterrigena turkmenica DSM 5511, a single genomic region encodes these proteins:
- a CDS encoding universal stress protein — MDTRILVPTDGSDSARAALEHALDIAADQDAIVHVLNVADTNQPSLTRLGTQVVDALEEEGKEIVSAAAELAAERDVPVSTHVVQGEPRETIVKFVTAGAESESESDNADGVAFDFVVMGAHGRRGLGEYILGSVTDYVVNRSEVPVLTVRAADDARATYPYGNVLVPTDGSVHARAAVELGAQFANRCGGTLHLLSVMDELPEVADAETAPLPAQLEENLRETLEEDAATATRAGANDVETAIETGSVPREVLAYAEAEAIDLVVMGTHGRTGIDRHLLGSFTERVIRTSPVPVLTTRRAEEMD, encoded by the coding sequence ATGGATACTCGCATTCTCGTGCCGACCGACGGGAGCGACTCCGCGAGGGCGGCCCTCGAGCACGCGCTGGATATCGCCGCTGACCAGGACGCCATCGTGCATGTCCTCAACGTCGCGGACACGAACCAGCCGAGTCTCACGCGTCTCGGCACGCAGGTCGTCGACGCCTTGGAGGAGGAAGGCAAAGAGATCGTGTCGGCGGCCGCCGAACTGGCCGCGGAGCGTGACGTGCCCGTCAGTACGCACGTCGTCCAGGGCGAACCGCGCGAGACGATCGTCAAGTTCGTCACCGCCGGTGCCGAGTCTGAATCGGAATCGGACAACGCGGACGGCGTCGCCTTCGATTTCGTTGTGATGGGTGCCCACGGCCGACGCGGCCTGGGAGAGTACATCCTCGGCAGCGTCACCGACTACGTCGTCAACCGGAGCGAGGTGCCGGTGCTGACCGTTCGCGCGGCCGACGACGCGAGGGCGACCTACCCCTACGGAAACGTCCTCGTACCGACTGACGGGAGCGTTCACGCGAGGGCGGCGGTCGAACTGGGAGCGCAGTTCGCGAACCGCTGTGGCGGGACGCTGCACCTGCTGTCGGTCATGGACGAACTGCCGGAGGTCGCCGACGCGGAAACGGCCCCGCTCCCCGCCCAACTCGAGGAGAACTTACGGGAGACCCTCGAGGAGGACGCGGCGACCGCCACGCGGGCGGGCGCCAACGACGTCGAGACCGCCATCGAGACCGGCTCGGTGCCTCGAGAGGTCCTCGCCTACGCCGAGGCGGAGGCGATCGACCTCGTCGTGATGGGCACCCACGGCCGGACCGGTATCGACCGCCATTTGCTCGGCAGCTTCACGGAGCGCGTTATCCGCACGTCGCCGGTTCCCGTTCTCACGACGCGTCGCGCCGAGGAGATGGACTGA